One genomic window of Alphaproteobacteria bacterium includes the following:
- a CDS encoding EpsI family protein, producing SILTQCATLNNQPIQIKIVYYPHQDGDHSLLFFKNQMFDDTTVQWKKTSSYLIEQNNHQIPFNLETLYRNNEDIPIAVTYWINGFFTNSKIKVKINQALSQMKYGHQTGFLVMVLLPKSQSSNDTYQNQLDKVVQSLPDLSDLFSKIPNASNASKPQ from the coding sequence CTTCTATTCTAACACAATGTGCAACACTGAATAACCAACCTATCCAAATCAAAATTGTTTATTATCCTCATCAAGATGGAGATCATTCTCTCTTATTTTTCAAAAATCAGATGTTTGATGACACAACCGTGCAATGGAAAAAAACAAGCTCTTATCTGATTGAACAAAATAATCACCAAATCCCATTCAATCTTGAGACATTATACAGAAACAATGAGGATATACCGATTGCAGTCACCTATTGGATCAATGGTTTTTTCACAAATAGTAAAATCAAAGTCAAAATCAACCAGGCTCTCTCTCAAATGAAATATGGGCATCAAACCGGCTTTCTTGTCATGGTTCTTCTTCCAAAATCACAATCGAGTAATGATACCTATCAAAACCAACTTGATAAAGTGGTTCAATCATTACCTGATCTGAGCGATCTCTTTTCAAAAATACCAAACGCTTCTAATGCCTCTAAACCTCAATGA